DNA sequence from the Myotis daubentonii chromosome Y, mMyoDau2.1, whole genome shotgun sequence genome:
ctcgGATTTATGGTGGtccagtccctgtgatgattattacagccacacaggagatgggtatgatgggggcacagcaattactgcacCAGCCAATTGGACACACCGGTAAGGGGTCCTGAatgtggtgctggcggcgatcacaggatacaccatgtacgcaagagagagtgaatcatgcactacAGTAGCTTACCTGATTGGGCAATCGGGGAGTCAGGGGGGAAGcccctgtgacagaagaattagacactggaattaaaaatgataaggtacagacaacattgtattgtaaaggatttggcttctgttatttaagaatgactaaaagcaaatggtaggtttgggggaagcatcaagaattgtaggtaccattatgaagtttcaggattggagggaaggtttgaattatacaaggttgtttcataagtgctgatttaaattacaatatactcaaatgtttaaattttacatattgttttgttaaaatattcagaatataagcacaaccaatagaccaacagaggcaagacactgggagtgggtggcaagaacaagagactagagatagaggaagccggggggaggtcagtagataaaaacaaagagacatagctattactttttgtaaaaccttaaacactaacattacaaaaattttcagaagaaagtgttctgaaacatgggatttcttgtctgattttactgcaaacacgtaaaaacaatctgtttggatggtgagttatattcatggccctaaatttcccagggtgtctatgaccataagtgcataaagtctttgaagtgaactgcatacaaaatgaagcagtgtgttatttcgtcatggcatgctgccccgttttccagttagggagggtggACAAATGAGttattctccttggaaaacctaaatggatacaaggattgaagaacctctgacaaggctgcaaaacaaggattcctccagctctgtggcccacactttgcaccctaagatactgataaggagcaagcctctcccactggccccaggaggaagaggagaccttggggaaattggagatggtggtgaggagccatagagcaatgcggtgtggcagcacagcagcctaggcctcagcatgaggaagattcgcagacacctgtggaaaggagtataggaagaacatgtcatgccagcccctgttgaggggcaggtgtcaaggcctcaaggtgctgtgagcagcctagagggagagttcagaggagtggctcaaggaatctgctttgactctgagtgacagtgggcatgcacactccctcctcctgcctaagcccccctgcctgagctggaattgcactgcccttgttggactggtagttcctgcctcaggcacataccctagggacctggtgttacaggctgtttccctcccagcatccaggtgtccccgtgagaaagaagtaatggcccaggaacctggcagcacaccaagggagagcccaggctgcccctcctcacccgtcctgtccgctcactgggggccatcgtcctctcataatacttcagaggattgagccacaggtccttgctgatgatctggtagagccaacagagcttggtcaggagagcacagggacCCAGATAGAAACGCAAGCAGCAGGCGGACACaggaagctgtatgctggcatggccagtgacatcccacctcagcaatcctgccagatgctgccacactgtggtcagagaaccagtagaagaagctggcgctgctgtcctggagcctgtggctgtacacttctcgttcacaatgctgggaccactgaatgggagtggcacgggacaccctgtatcctgcaggagatgggtatgtgaagctgcgcacatcgccttccatccctgcccaccgccagctgcagcccatgcagggagcctcctcttacctgtgagggtgatgagatactccttcacaatcacatggttgtggaagtaggggttgctgcggaagtacaggctaatggtgcagcaaccccagggatgcctgacttccctcacctgcagaaggaaagtggatccAGGGAGTGAAATCGCAGCCCAGTGCTCCTGCCTGtcgctgttttcagggacaggccatttccccacctgctctaCACCACTCCGTGGAGCAGGTGCACTTACCTTCAAATCCATCATATGGCCCAGCATATTTTCATCTTGGACGCTGATCATGGCCGACAACTCTGGGTGGTTCATaaactgctttgggtcaaggagcctgcaccctggtagctgggcatggaccagctaggaagagcagcctggcctggcctggcctctccttcccttaaggccactccttctccataaatggcagaaaggggcccagcaccactctctttcctgacagaccctgatgcccaccagattgttttgtgctgagggcttgccaggctacacatcacacattcctgcttctgaatgTGGAATTGGACATAGAGACGGTCTGtaagttagtcccagaagagcccgggcaacacagccctgtctgtgggcatcagcccctggtgtatgcgtgcctctgccttggagctctacccctggaccctcaggtaccgtttctatggtgcctgtataagaaagagggtgtctccaggatgctGGGCCAGACTGGGGCGCTCTGCCCctagcttgtcctcaatgttcttttctatgggaaccatccccgcttccaccattctcctgcactgtcccatgctccgtgtgatcctgctcctctaccctcaaggatacagctgtgagccagaacccagggatgcgccggatattgaggcttctctgctcgaaatagggcttgagcctcttccgagtcctgcacctgagccgagagaaggccctgctggcttgctcgttcacgggctccatctccaactgaagggcctggagcacctccagaggggaccaggttaacttggccccgggccccgactgggcctgctcctgctgcactggctcctcttcttctggctttgctttggccttggactgaggctccacctctcccacctgttccactgcctccatggtgcacttcccctccccctccaggacaaactgctcccctgcaattaatggctcctccatccacccctcctcctgctggtcactcctttgtgggtcacctggagcctgtgcctccagcctctgctcttcactcaccacctcctcctccctccccacctgcagatctgggaaaacctcctcccctgcccacgtgccctgccatggcaccacctgcagaaggccctctgtccacaggacaaactgagcctgtgcctgcaactcctcccccaggccctccttgtcttccccttgctcctcactctgggttccctgctgcacctcactctcgTCACCCTGCACACACTGCTCTGTAGCCACCCGGTCCTCCCCTCTCCCGCACTCGAGATCAAGCCAAAcctcctggcctgtgtccaacctcagctccagggtctcagcctcccccacctgcatgaagtcctcccactccagccccaaagctgccctctgaacctcctgtgcccttgtgtcctgggtttcaccactttcctgcaccgaggtgaagccaaaatccttctgggccatcctgcttgccctgtccttcctggtgcaaaggccctggggtgcactgtgaatcctcaggcgccctgcagctgaaggccccctagtggaactgagaggaagcgcgctgcccccaggagcccctcagtctcccaacacagcctgactctggatgccccctggctctgacactggtgctgtgaaaggagcaggtggtgcagagcctgctgagtccaggcaaggtgcttgctcactagtgcatgcaaccaggccctggtgtgctgagtgggtgcacactgggctcatgcacaggcgctggtcatgtgaacatgtggtacagaaggcacctggccaggcccagcctgctgtttctgggtgggctcctcaaaagcctcctccaatcacggacggggcagtgggtgtcaccctgcacagcccgcccctcactcaaagctctggtgtaggtagatggtagactcggaggtatcctattttctcttcattagccagaaaacggagattttgaaagcttagaatcttgaccgg
Encoded proteins:
- the LOC132225585 gene encoding testis-specific Y-encoded protein 3-like, whose product is MNHPELSAMISVQDENMLGHMMDLKVREVRHPWGCCTISLYFRSNPYFHNHVIVKEYLITLTGYRVSRATPIQWSQHCEREVYSHRLQDSSASFFYWFSDHSVAASGRIAEIISKDLWLNPLKYYE